One genomic region from Bactrocera dorsalis isolate Fly_Bdor unplaced genomic scaffold, ASM2337382v1 BdCtg046, whole genome shotgun sequence encodes:
- the LOC105227078 gene encoding organic cation transporter protein yields the protein MEKRADKPTHTDPIISILGSDLGPWQLIICLWIFLSKFPTGWVQISMVFLQSPIQTTCVDPVNDTDVCSGHCHAYVYDHINFEENIITEWDLTCDREWLSSLAQSFVMIGIMLGNIIFGLFADKWGRRPMFVSACVMQLIFGCLVSAAPWFWLFVVFRFLDGFATGATMSTGFTIIMEIVGKSKREIMAILYQIPFNLGHATLPLFAYYLRHWRWYHLAFSSFSVLYLLFYWTVPESPRWLFTTGRTDRAVKILEAGCKRNNMPTDNIRTELEQAAQITAATTTSKKGNIIDLFRHPYLCQKTLAMAFNWLVVCLVYYGVSQHISHLSGNIFMNVAIGATLGVPGTLICVPMTKYLGRRITLFLSNSLSGIALMILAFVPSLNSTMTVAMATIGLFGASVTFPNVYLYGGELFPTVVRNSGVGLCSFVGRVGSIIAPFISGMSTRGLWIPPAVFGGFSLAAAASVFLMPETRGFPLPETIEDGETFGKNKKTSKL from the exons ATGGAGAAACGCGCTG ACAAGCCCACACACACTGACCCTATAATCTCCATTTTGGGTAGTGATTTGGGTCCTTGGCAGCTTATTATCTGCTTATGGATATTTCTCTCGAAATTTCCCACTGGCTGGGTACAAATCTCGATGGTGTTCCTACAGTCGCCCATTCAAACTACCTGCGTTGATCCTGTTAACGATACCGACGTTTGCTCCGGGCACTGCCATGCTTACGTCTATGACCATATCAACTTTGAAGAGAATATAATCACCGAATGGGATTTGACCTGCGATCGCGAGTGGCTATCCAGTTTGGCACAGAGCTTTGTTATGATTGGCATAATGCTGGGCAATATTATATTCGGACTCTTCGCTGATAA ATGGGGTCGTCGTCCCATGTTCGTGAGTGCCTGCGTTATGCAACTAATTTTTGGTTGCCTTGTCTCTGCAGCGCCATGGTTTTGGCTTTTTGTGGTATTTCGCTTTTTGGATGGTTTCGCCACAGGCGCTACCATGTCCACAGG CTTCACGATTATCATGGAGATTGTGGGCAAAAGCAAACGTGAAATAATGGCCATACTCTATCAGATCCCCTTCAATTTGGGTCACGCCACTTTGCCGTTATTCGCCTACTATCTGCGTCACTGGCGTTGGTATCATCTTGCCTTCTCATCATTCTCGGTGTTATATCTGCTATTTTATTGGACTGTGCCAG AGTCACCACGCTGGCTCTTCACCACCGGTCGCACTGACCGTGCTGTAAAAATACTTGAAGCCGGTTGCAAGCGCAATAACATGCCTACCGATAATATACGCACCGAACTCGAACAAGCCGCACAAATTACAGCCGCCACAACGACATCGAAGAAGGGCAACATCATTGATCTTTTCCGTCATCCATATCTATGTCAGAAAACCTTGGCGATGGCCTTTAATTGGCTAGTCGTCTGCCTCGTTTACTATGGCGTCTCACAGCATATATCACACCTAAGCGGTAATATCTTCATGAATGTCGCGATAGGCGCTACGCTGGGTGTGCCGGGCACACTCATATGCGTGCCGATGACAAAATATCTCGGACGTCGCATAACGCTCTTCCTCTCAAATTCGCTCAGCGGCATTGCTTTGATGATTTTGGCTTTCGTGCCATCGCTGAACAGCACCATGACTGTGGCGATGGCTACAATTGGTCTATTCGGCGCATCGGTAACTTTTCCGAATGTTTATCTCTACGGCGGTGAGCTGTTTCCGACAGTGGTGCGTAATTCGGGTGTCGGTTTGTGTTCGTTTGTTGGTCGCGTTGGCTCAATTATTGCACCATTCATATCAGGCATGTCGACTCGTGGTCTGTGGATACCACCGGCGGTGTTTGGCGGCTTTTCGCTGGCAGCAGCTGCTTCGGTGTTTCTGATGCCGGAGACACGCGGTTTTCCTTTGCCCGAGACCATCGAGGACGGCGAGACGTTCGGCAAAAATAAGAAGACGTCAAAATTGTAA